The Streptomyces laurentii genome contains a region encoding:
- a CDS encoding isobutyryl-CoA mutase, small subunit (B12 binding site [chemical binding];~SCD63A.11, icmB, isobutyryl CoA mutase, small subunit, len: 138 aa; almost identical to TR:CAB59633 (EMBL:AJ246005) Streptomyces cinnamonensis isobutyryl CoA mutase, small subunit (EC 5.4.99.13) IcmB, 136 aa; fasta scores: opt: 803 z-score: 972.5 E(): 0; 92.5% identity in 134 aa overlap and highly similarto TR:CAB71846 (EMBL:138667) Streptomyces coelicolor probable isobutyryl-CoA mutase, small subunit SC3D9.01, 159 aa; fasta scores: opt: 594 z-score: 628.1 E(): 2e-29; 70.6% identity in 126 aa overlap;~cobalt ligand [ion binding];~identified by MetaGeneAnnotator; putative;~isobutyryl-CoA mutase, small subunit [Streptomyces coelicolor A3(2)];~methylmalonyl CoA mutase B12 binding domain. This domain binds to B12 (adenosylcobamide), which initiates the conversion of succinyl CoA and methylmalonyl CoA by forming an adenosyl radical, which then undergoes a rearrangement exchanging a hydrogen atom...; cd02071), translating into MLAITFVHLPGKQARGSHVEAVMGVTGPIRVVVAKPGLDGHDRGAKVIARALRDAGMEVIYTGLHQTPEQIVDTAIQEDADAIGLSILSGAHNTLFVKVLELLKERDAEDIKVFGGGIIPDADIAPLKEKGVAAIFTPGATTASIVDWVNANVRVAA; encoded by the coding sequence ATGCTGGCGATAACGTTCGTTCACCTCCCCGGCAAACAGGCGCGGGGGTCGCATGTGGAGGCAGTGATGGGTGTGACCGGTCCGATCCGCGTGGTGGTGGCCAAGCCGGGTCTCGACGGCCACGATCGTGGAGCCAAGGTCATCGCGCGGGCGCTGCGCGACGCCGGTATGGAGGTCATCTACACCGGGCTGCACCAGACGCCCGAGCAGATCGTCGACACCGCGATCCAGGAGGACGCCGACGCCATCGGCCTCTCGATCCTCTCGGGCGCGCACAACACGCTGTTCGTGAAGGTGCTGGAGCTGCTCAAGGAGCGCGACGCCGAGGACATCAAGGTCTTCGGCGGCGGCATCATCCCGGACGCGGACATCGCGCCGCTGAAGGAGAAGGGCGTGGCGGCGATCTTCACCCCGGGCGCGACGACGGCGTCGATCGTGGACTGGGTGAACGCCAACGTCCGCGTGGCCGCCTGA
- a CDS encoding ATP-dependent DNA helicase II (ATP-dependent DNA helicase II [Streptomyces albus J1074];~ATP-dependent DNA helicase PcrA; TIGR01073;~Family description; cl15862;~P-loop containing Nucleoside Triphosphate Hydrolases; cl09099;~identified by MetaGeneAnnotator; putative), whose protein sequence is MSNSLFDDSFLASLQNHSAEEPPPPPEDDHGDHGDHSGAPVTEEVPHDLFGDHFDAPPADRDAYYRDGAHRPVVDPAALLDGLNEQQRAAVVHTGSPLLIVAGAGSGKTRVLTHRIAHLLSTRHVHPGQILAITFTNKAAGEMKERVEQLVGPRANVMWVSTFHSACVRILRRESKRLGFTSSFSIYDAADSKRLMSLVCRDLDLDPKRFPPKSFSAKISNLKNELIDEETFADQAAGGTSQAEGSGGGFEKTLAEAYRMYQARLREANALDFDDIIMTTVHLLQAFPDVAEHYRRRFRHVLVDEYQDTNHAQYTLVRELVGTGYEDLGPSELCVVGDADQSIYAFRGATIRNILQFEEDYPDATTILLEQNYRSSQTILSAANAVIERNESRRPKNLWTNAGAGAQITGYVADTEHDEAQFVADEIDRLTDAGDAKAGDVAVFYRTNAQSRVFEEIFIRVGLPYKVVGGVRFYERKEVRDVLAYLRVLANPEDNVPLRRILNVPKRGIGERAEAMIDALALRERITFPQALRRVDEAYGMAARSANAVKRFNTLMEELHTIVESGAGPAVVLEAVLERTGYLAELQASTDPQDETRVENLQELAAVALEFEQERGEEGGTLSEFLEQVALVADSDQIPDEDEEGAGVITLMTLHTAKGLEFPVVFLTGMEDGVFPHMRALGQTKELEEERRLAYVGITRARERLYLTRSAMRSAWGQPSYNPASRFLEEIPAAYLEWKRTGPMAKPAGPVSGITSSLSSSRARSGPSGFATRRTSDKPVISLQAGDRVTHDQFGLGTVMAVAGEGDKAQATIDFGDDKPKRLVLRYAPVEKL, encoded by the coding sequence ATGAGCAACAGCCTCTTTGACGACAGCTTCCTGGCGAGCCTCCAGAACCACTCCGCGGAGGAGCCCCCGCCTCCGCCCGAGGACGACCACGGCGATCACGGGGACCACTCCGGCGCGCCGGTCACGGAGGAGGTCCCGCACGACCTCTTCGGGGACCACTTCGACGCGCCCCCGGCCGACCGGGACGCGTACTACCGCGACGGCGCCCACCGCCCCGTCGTCGACCCCGCCGCGCTCCTCGACGGGCTGAACGAGCAGCAGCGCGCCGCCGTCGTCCACACCGGCTCCCCGCTGCTCATCGTCGCCGGCGCCGGCTCCGGCAAGACCCGGGTGCTCACCCACCGCATCGCGCACCTGCTGTCCACCCGGCACGTGCACCCCGGCCAGATCCTGGCGATCACCTTCACCAACAAGGCCGCCGGCGAGATGAAGGAGCGCGTCGAGCAGCTGGTCGGCCCGCGCGCCAACGTCATGTGGGTGTCGACGTTCCACAGCGCGTGCGTCCGGATCCTGCGCCGCGAGTCGAAGCGGCTCGGCTTCACCTCGTCGTTCTCGATCTACGATGCCGCCGACTCCAAGCGTCTGATGTCCCTGGTCTGCCGTGACCTGGACCTCGACCCGAAGCGGTTCCCGCCGAAGTCCTTCAGCGCCAAGATCTCGAACCTGAAGAACGAGCTGATCGACGAGGAGACCTTCGCCGACCAGGCCGCTGGGGGTACCTCCCAGGCCGAAGGCTCTGGGGGAGGCTTCGAGAAGACCCTGGCCGAGGCGTACCGGATGTACCAGGCGCGGCTGCGCGAGGCCAACGCCCTGGACTTCGACGACATCATCATGACGACGGTGCACCTGCTCCAGGCGTTCCCCGATGTCGCCGAGCACTACCGCCGCCGCTTCCGGCACGTCCTCGTCGACGAGTACCAGGACACCAACCACGCCCAGTACACCCTGGTCCGCGAGCTGGTCGGCACCGGTTACGAGGACCTTGGCCCGTCCGAGCTGTGCGTGGTCGGCGACGCCGACCAGTCGATCTACGCCTTCCGCGGCGCGACGATCCGCAACATCCTCCAGTTCGAGGAGGACTACCCGGACGCGACCACGATCCTCCTGGAGCAGAACTACCGCTCCAGCCAGACGATCCTGTCCGCCGCCAACGCGGTCATCGAGCGCAACGAGTCCCGCCGTCCCAAGAACCTGTGGACGAACGCGGGCGCCGGCGCGCAGATCACCGGCTACGTCGCGGACACCGAGCACGACGAGGCCCAGTTCGTCGCCGACGAGATCGACCGGCTCACGGACGCGGGCGACGCGAAGGCCGGCGACGTCGCCGTCTTCTACCGCACCAACGCCCAGTCCCGTGTCTTCGAAGAGATCTTCATCCGCGTCGGCCTGCCCTACAAGGTCGTCGGCGGCGTGCGCTTCTACGAGCGCAAGGAGGTCCGTGACGTCCTCGCCTACCTGCGCGTTCTCGCCAACCCCGAGGACAACGTGCCGCTGCGCCGCATCCTCAACGTCCCCAAGCGGGGCATCGGCGAGCGCGCCGAGGCGATGATCGACGCCCTCGCGCTGCGCGAGAGGATCACCTTCCCGCAGGCGCTGCGGCGCGTCGACGAGGCGTACGGCATGGCGGCCCGCTCCGCCAACGCCGTCAAGCGCTTCAACACGCTCATGGAGGAGCTGCACACCATCGTCGAGTCGGGCGCCGGACCCGCCGTGGTCCTGGAGGCCGTGCTCGAACGGACCGGCTACCTCGCCGAGCTGCAGGCGTCCACCGACCCGCAGGACGAGACCCGCGTCGAGAACCTCCAGGAACTCGCCGCCGTCGCCCTGGAGTTCGAGCAGGAGCGGGGCGAGGAGGGTGGCACGCTCTCCGAGTTCCTGGAGCAGGTCGCGCTCGTCGCCGACTCCGACCAGATCCCCGACGAGGACGAGGAGGGCGCGGGCGTCATCACCCTGATGACCCTGCACACCGCCAAGGGCCTGGAGTTCCCGGTGGTGTTCCTCACCGGCATGGAGGACGGCGTGTTCCCGCACATGCGCGCCCTCGGCCAGACCAAGGAGCTGGAGGAGGAGCGCCGCCTCGCGTACGTGGGCATCACCCGCGCCCGCGAGCGGCTGTACCTGACCCGGTCCGCGATGCGCAGCGCCTGGGGCCAGCCCTCGTACAACCCGGCCTCGCGCTTCCTGGAGGAGATCCCCGCCGCGTACCTGGAGTGGAAGCGGACCGGGCCGATGGCCAAGCCCGCCGGGCCGGTCTCGGGGATCACCTCCTCGCTGTCCTCCTCGCGCGCCCGCTCCGGCCCCTCGGGCTTCGCCACGCGGCGGACCTCCGACAAGCCGGTGATCTCGCTCCAGGCCGGCGACCGGGTCACCCACGACCAGTTCGGCCTCGGCACGGTGATGGCCGTGGCGGGCGAGGGCGACAAGGCGCAGGCCACGATCGACTTCGGCGACGACAAGCCGAAGCGGCTGGTGCTGCGGTACGCGCCGGTCGAGAAGCTGTAG
- a CDS encoding lipase (Alpha/beta hydrolase family; pfam12697;~Putative serine esterase (DUF676); pfam05057;~identified by MetaGeneAnnotator; putative;~lipase [Streptomyces davawensis JCM4913]) has protein sequence MDHRAPNPRADRLKALALELAVFAGHLVLYPSGMVTERHRPPPGPDTSPRTAGTAPDAPDTRDNGQVSPGTRDNGGISADSGPRPVVLLHGFVDNRSVFVVLRRALARAGRGRDRVESLAYSPLTCDLRTAAELLARQVTELLARSGHTEVDLVGHSLGGLIARYYVQRLGGDTRVRTLVMLGTPHAGTTFGSLADAHPLVRQMRPGSEVLRELALPAPGCRTRFVSLWSDLDEVMVPVETARLDHPDLVVRNVRVGGIGHLALPVHPSVAAEVLRALADGEADPATGPGTGTGAGTPDGASDATPDEDASAA, from the coding sequence ATGGACCACCGCGCCCCGAATCCTCGTGCCGACCGGCTGAAGGCCCTCGCCTTGGAGCTGGCCGTGTTCGCCGGTCATCTGGTCCTCTACCCCTCGGGCATGGTCACCGAGCGCCACCGGCCCCCACCGGGTCCGGACACCTCTCCCCGTACGGCCGGCACCGCACCGGACGCGCCGGACACGCGCGACAACGGCCAGGTCTCGCCGGGCACGCGCGACAACGGCGGGATCTCGGCGGACAGCGGCCCGCGCCCGGTGGTCCTGCTGCACGGTTTCGTCGACAACCGCTCCGTGTTCGTCGTGCTGCGCCGCGCGCTCGCCCGGGCCGGCCGGGGCCGCGACCGGGTCGAGTCGCTCGCGTACTCCCCGCTCACCTGCGATCTGCGGACGGCCGCCGAGCTCCTCGCCCGCCAGGTGACGGAGCTCCTCGCGCGCAGCGGGCACACCGAGGTCGACCTGGTGGGCCACAGCCTGGGCGGTCTGATCGCCCGCTACTACGTGCAGCGTCTGGGCGGTGACACGCGGGTGCGCACCCTCGTCATGCTCGGCACCCCGCACGCCGGCACCACTTTCGGGTCGCTGGCCGACGCGCATCCGCTGGTACGCCAGATGCGGCCGGGCTCGGAGGTGCTGCGCGAACTGGCCCTCCCGGCGCCGGGCTGCCGGACCCGGTTCGTGAGCCTCTGGAGCGATCTGGACGAGGTGATGGTCCCCGTCGAGACGGCCCGCCTCGACCACCCTGACCTGGTCGTGCGCAACGTCCGGGTCGGCGGCATCGGCCACCTCGCGCTTCCCGTCCACCCGTCGGTCGCCGCCGAGGTCCTGCGGGCCCTCGCCGACGGCGAGGCCGATCCGGCGACGGGGCCGGGGACCGGGACGGGTGCCGGAACCCCGGACGGAGCGTCGGACGCGACCCCGGACGAGGACGCTTCCGCCGCCTGA
- a CDS encoding hypothetical protein (identified by MetaGeneAnnotator; putative;~sequence version:1), which translates to MNDQQHPHAGYVTDATQTGSYPADPLFGAYATADYDAGQSGHAQYVSQDYGSYAGYADTYDAQGAYGTTQWDTGAGSCASGLADASTATATAYDSGTYTATGQWDATAWTEAQQTGTGSYDADAFAAYGSHGGYDATATAQWTAPGFETGAFDATAWNQAAPEPVVPQQYGPEQYETQAYEQQTAYDQHAYDHAVYAEPEHPATQIQPQIRLTDPEPEPEAEPAGRQDAFHDADTMLAMEAIPEAAATFDSDRHDRYDNEADAGYAEYEDEPAAHPGRRAAAGGRARRRTPAKRSALLTVAVPSVCVMGVAGIAAASVSGLTDRAPEKPKKETTALAADPASVKAMAANSKLDTQLAALSADARDFGDRASRTQERIDLKQRQEAERKKRQEEAARREALRPKFALPVKMHQLSARYGQAGVNWMSRHTGIDFPVFTGTPVMAVTDGTVRTQLNSAYGNMVILTAPDGTETWYCHLSSAKIRSGKVQAGDVIAYSGDSGNSTGPHLHLEVRPGGGAPIDPLPWLLRHGLNPLS; encoded by the coding sequence GTGAACGACCAACAGCACCCCCACGCCGGGTATGTCACGGACGCCACCCAGACGGGCAGCTACCCCGCAGACCCATTGTTCGGTGCCTACGCGACCGCCGATTACGACGCAGGTCAGAGCGGTCACGCGCAGTACGTCTCCCAGGATTACGGCAGCTACGCCGGGTACGCCGACACCTACGACGCCCAAGGTGCCTACGGCACCACCCAGTGGGACACCGGCGCCGGCTCCTGCGCGTCCGGCCTCGCCGACGCGTCCACGGCCACCGCCACCGCGTACGACTCCGGCACGTACACCGCCACCGGGCAGTGGGACGCGACCGCCTGGACCGAGGCCCAGCAGACCGGCACCGGCTCGTACGACGCCGACGCCTTCGCCGCGTACGGCAGCCACGGCGGCTACGACGCCACCGCCACCGCGCAGTGGACGGCCCCCGGCTTCGAGACCGGCGCCTTCGACGCCACCGCCTGGAACCAGGCCGCGCCGGAACCGGTCGTCCCGCAGCAGTACGGCCCGGAGCAGTACGAGACGCAGGCGTACGAGCAGCAGACGGCGTACGACCAGCACGCGTACGACCACGCGGTGTACGCCGAGCCGGAGCACCCCGCGACGCAGATCCAGCCGCAGATCCGGCTCACGGATCCCGAGCCGGAGCCCGAGGCCGAGCCCGCCGGGCGGCAGGACGCCTTCCACGACGCCGACACCATGCTCGCCATGGAGGCGATCCCGGAGGCGGCCGCCACCTTCGACTCCGACCGTCACGACCGCTATGACAACGAGGCGGACGCCGGCTACGCGGAGTACGAGGACGAGCCCGCCGCCCACCCCGGCCGCCGCGCCGCCGCCGGGGGCCGCGCCCGCCGCCGTACCCCCGCCAAGCGCTCCGCCCTCCTCACCGTCGCCGTCCCCTCCGTCTGCGTGATGGGCGTCGCCGGCATCGCCGCCGCCTCGGTCAGCGGCCTCACCGACCGCGCGCCGGAGAAGCCGAAGAAGGAGACGACCGCCCTCGCCGCCGACCCGGCGTCCGTCAAGGCGATGGCCGCGAACAGCAAGCTCGACACGCAGCTCGCCGCGCTCAGCGCCGACGCCCGCGACTTCGGCGACCGCGCCAGCCGCACCCAGGAGCGCATCGATCTGAAGCAGCGCCAGGAGGCGGAGCGGAAGAAGCGCCAGGAGGAGGCGGCACGCCGCGAGGCGCTGCGCCCCAAGTTCGCGCTTCCGGTGAAGATGCACCAGCTCAGCGCCCGCTACGGCCAGGCCGGCGTCAACTGGATGTCCCGGCACACCGGCATCGACTTCCCCGTGTTCACCGGCACGCCCGTGATGGCCGTGACCGACGGCACCGTCCGCACGCAGCTGAACAGCGCGTACGGCAACATGGTCATCCTGACCGCCCCCGACGGCACCGAGACCTGGTACTGCCACCTGAGCAGCGCCAAGATCCGCTCCGGCAAGGTCCAGGCCGGCGACGTCATCGCGTACTCCGGCGACTCCGGCAACTCCACCGGCCCGCACCTGCACCTGGAGGTCCGCCCGGGCGGCGGCGCGCCGATCGACCCGCTGCCCTGGCTGCTCCGGCACGGTCTCAACCCGCTGAGCTGA
- a CDS encoding transposase IS4 family protein (PFAM: Transposase, IS4-like; KEGG: sen:SACE_4676 IS402-like transposase;~Transposase DDE domain; pfam01609;~Transposase DDE domain; pfam13612;~identified by MetaGeneAnnotator; putative;~transposase IS4 family protein [Pseudonocardia dioxanivorans CB1190]), translating to MTNDLDALLTALYVKIDDEIGDTRWLGRPPRLTDSELVCLAVAQAMLGFTSESRWLRFVHCRLGAMFPYIPKQPGWNKRLRAALPLVKRAIRILATDSDFWFDNHWIIDSTPVECGRSRPTVKRSDMAGWAGYGYCASHSRFFWGLRLYLVCTPTGMPILWALANPKLDEREVLTAMLDREPDTVTDRPGLLLISDKGFASKEFEGDLALRGAKLLWPSFKREKPREGESLLKSVRQLIESVNDTLKGQLNLEQHGGRTFEGVAVRVAQRVLALAAAIWHNHKTGQPVIRSLIAYDH from the coding sequence GTGACGAATGACCTGGACGCCCTGCTCACCGCACTGTACGTGAAGATCGATGACGAGATCGGAGACACCCGATGGCTGGGACGCCCGCCCCGGCTGACGGACTCCGAGCTCGTCTGTCTCGCCGTCGCCCAAGCGATGCTGGGCTTCACCTCGGAGTCCAGATGGCTGCGGTTCGTCCACTGCCGCCTGGGCGCGATGTTCCCGTACATCCCCAAGCAGCCGGGCTGGAACAAGCGCCTTCGGGCCGCACTCCCGTTGGTCAAGCGGGCGATACGGATCCTGGCGACGGACAGCGACTTCTGGTTCGACAACCATTGGATCATCGACTCCACCCCGGTCGAATGCGGCCGGTCACGGCCCACGGTGAAGCGGTCGGACATGGCCGGCTGGGCCGGATACGGATACTGCGCCAGCCACTCCCGGTTCTTCTGGGGCCTGCGGCTGTACCTGGTCTGCACCCCGACGGGGATGCCGATCCTGTGGGCCCTGGCTAACCCGAAGCTGGACGAGCGCGAAGTGCTGACAGCGATGCTGGACCGCGAACCGGACACGGTCACCGACCGACCCGGCCTGCTGCTGATCTCGGACAAAGGCTTCGCCTCCAAAGAGTTCGAGGGCGATCTGGCCTTGCGCGGGGCGAAGCTGCTGTGGCCGTCGTTCAAGCGGGAGAAGCCTCGCGAGGGCGAGTCCCTGCTGAAGTCGGTGCGGCAGCTGATCGAGTCGGTGAACGACACGCTCAAAGGCCAGCTCAACCTGGAACAGCACGGCGGAAGGACCTTCGAGGGCGTCGCCGTCCGCGTCGCACAGCGCGTCCTCGCTCTGGCCGCAGCGATCTGGCACAACCACAAGACCGGACAACCAGTCATACGATCCCTGATCGCCTACGACCACTGA
- a CDS encoding NLP/P60 protein (Cell wall-associated hydrolases (invasion-associated proteins) [Cell envelope biogenesis, outer membrane]; COG0791;~NLP/P60 protein [Streptomyces flavogriseus ATCC33331];~NlpC/P60 family; pfam00877;~PFAM: NLP/P60 protein; KEGG: sgr:SGR_2736 NLP/P60 family hypothetical protein;~identified by MetaGeneAnnotator; putative): protein MAAHRKPKYFPFGGQAARTAATLALASAATATVFQGTGHAAPRPAPAQVRAQVDRLYEEAEVATEKYNGAKEQVGRARAALDRLRDEAARRTERLNRSRDALGAIATAQYRAGALDPTLQLAFTSDPDDYLERASLAEKVGNRQAATITAVRRELGAVHRLRAQAGDQLRDLQAREADLRHQKSAVRGKLNAARELLAQLSAEDRARYEAAVATGGHDAGAGSGTGGADGVAGAAGRAGQDLGLDGPVTAGTGRAAEAISFARAQIGKPYVWGATGPSSYDCSGLTQAAWRAAGVTLPRTTYTQINAGRRVSRSELAPGDLVFFYSGVSHVGLYIGDGRMIHAPRPGAPIRVAPIDQMPFAGATRIG, encoded by the coding sequence GTGGCCGCGCACCGCAAGCCCAAGTACTTTCCCTTCGGCGGCCAGGCCGCCCGCACCGCCGCCACGCTGGCCCTCGCCTCGGCGGCCACCGCGACCGTCTTCCAGGGAACCGGGCACGCCGCACCCCGCCCCGCCCCCGCGCAGGTCAGGGCTCAGGTCGACCGGCTGTACGAGGAGGCCGAGGTCGCGACGGAGAAGTACAACGGGGCGAAGGAGCAGGTCGGCCGGGCGCGGGCCGCGCTCGACCGGCTGCGCGACGAGGCCGCCCGCAGGACCGAGCGGCTGAACCGCTCCCGCGACGCCCTCGGGGCCATCGCCACCGCCCAGTACCGGGCAGGCGCCCTCGACCCCACCCTCCAGCTGGCCTTCACCTCCGACCCCGACGACTACCTGGAGCGGGCCTCCCTCGCCGAGAAGGTCGGGAACCGGCAGGCCGCGACCATCACCGCGGTACGCCGCGAGCTCGGCGCCGTCCACCGGCTGCGCGCCCAGGCCGGGGACCAGCTGCGCGACCTCCAGGCGCGCGAGGCCGACCTGCGCCACCAGAAGTCGGCCGTGCGGGGCAAGCTGAACGCGGCCCGTGAACTGCTCGCCCAGCTCAGCGCGGAGGACCGCGCCCGCTACGAGGCCGCCGTCGCCACCGGCGGACACGACGCGGGTGCCGGCTCGGGTACGGGTGGAGCGGACGGCGTCGCGGGCGCGGCGGGCCGGGCCGGCCAGGACCTGGGACTCGACGGGCCGGTCACGGCGGGGACCGGCCGGGCCGCCGAGGCGATCTCCTTCGCCCGCGCGCAGATCGGCAAGCCGTACGTGTGGGGCGCGACCGGCCCCAGCTCGTACGACTGCTCCGGCCTCACCCAGGCCGCCTGGCGCGCGGCCGGCGTCACGCTGCCGCGCACCACGTACACCCAGATCAACGCCGGCCGCCGGGTCTCCCGCTCCGAGCTGGCCCCGGGCGACCTGGTCTTCTTCTACTCCGGCGTCAGCCACGTCGGCCTCTACATCGGCGACGGCAGGATGATCCACGCCCCGCGCCCGGGCGCCCCGATCCGCGTCGCCCCGATCGACCAGATGCCCTTCGCGGGCGCCACCCGAATCGGCTGA
- a CDS encoding integral membrane protein (identified by MetaGeneAnnotator; putative;~integral membrane protein [Streptomyces pristinaespiralis ATCC25486]) yields MDVLINVLVALHVIGIGALLGGFVTQMKAMGAGTARFSPAMLHGALTMLVTGVALVGVHQAEGHTVNNIKIGIKLAVLIVILGLVYVKRDEERIDKALFGAVGGLTMANIFIATLWT; encoded by the coding sequence ATGGACGTACTCATCAATGTTCTCGTCGCCCTGCACGTCATCGGAATCGGCGCCCTGCTCGGCGGATTCGTCACCCAGATGAAGGCGATGGGCGCCGGTACGGCCCGCTTCTCCCCGGCGATGCTGCACGGCGCGCTGACGATGCTGGTCACCGGCGTCGCGCTCGTCGGCGTGCACCAGGCCGAGGGCCACACCGTGAACAACATCAAGATCGGCATCAAGCTCGCGGTCCTGATCGTCATCCTCGGGCTGGTCTACGTCAAGCGGGACGAGGAGCGGATCGACAAGGCCCTCTTCGGCGCCGTCGGCGGTCTGACCATGGCGAACATCTTCATCGCCACCCTCTGGACCTGA
- a CDS encoding NLP/P60 protein (Cell wall-associated hydrolases (invasion-associated proteins) [Cell envelope biogenesis, outer membrane]; COG0791;~NLP/P60 protein [Streptomyces sp. SirexAA- E];~NlpC/P60 family; pfam00877;~PFAM: NLP/P60 protein; KEGG: sgr:SGR_2734 NLP/P60 family secreted protein;~Signal predicted by SignalP 3.0 HMM (Signal peptide probability 0.999) with cleavage site probability 0.968 at residue 41;~identified by MetaGeneAnnotator; putative) has protein sequence MASHRKPRTTRPHSPAVGVTTAALASVTLLSAQAPSAQAAPAPRQSVEDVQKQVDRLYREAGVATQKYDRAKEATDGQRRKVGRILDDVAKRTAEINESRRELGSFAAAQYRAGAVGPTATLIFADSPQDYFEQSHLMDRLTERQRTAVADYETKRAAAAKERAAATKSLERLTASQTELRTSKRTVQDKLAEARTLLDRLTAEEKTRLEKLEREREAEARRKAEAQAKAEKARAEAARQKEEAAKAAPTPSRPGTSAPKPSTPPPPSTGGGSSYAAKAADVLAFARAQIGKPYVWGATGPSSYDCSGLTQAAWRAAGVTLPRTTWDQVKVGTRVATADLQPGDLVFFYDDISHVGIYIGGGKMIHAPKPGAYVREESIYYMPIYGSVRPA, from the coding sequence TTGGCGTCCCACCGCAAGCCGCGCACGACCCGCCCCCACTCCCCCGCCGTCGGCGTCACGACGGCCGCCCTCGCCTCCGTCACCCTGCTGTCCGCGCAGGCCCCGAGCGCCCAGGCGGCGCCGGCCCCGCGGCAGTCCGTGGAGGACGTCCAGAAGCAGGTCGACCGGCTGTACCGGGAGGCCGGTGTGGCGACGCAGAAGTACGACCGGGCCAAGGAGGCCACGGACGGCCAGCGGCGCAAGGTCGGCCGGATCCTCGACGACGTGGCCAAGCGCACCGCGGAGATCAACGAGTCCCGGCGCGAACTCGGCTCGTTCGCCGCCGCCCAGTACCGGGCGGGCGCGGTCGGCCCGACCGCCACCCTGATCTTCGCGGACAGCCCGCAGGACTACTTCGAGCAGTCACATCTGATGGACCGGCTGACCGAACGCCAGCGCACGGCCGTCGCCGACTACGAGACGAAGCGCGCCGCGGCGGCGAAGGAACGGGCCGCGGCGACCAAGAGCCTGGAGCGGCTGACCGCCTCGCAGACCGAGCTGCGGACCAGCAAGCGGACCGTGCAGGACAAGCTGGCCGAGGCGCGCACGCTGCTCGACCGGCTGACGGCCGAGGAGAAGACCCGGCTGGAGAAGCTGGAGCGCGAACGGGAGGCCGAGGCCCGCCGCAAGGCGGAGGCGCAGGCCAAGGCGGAGAAGGCGCGGGCCGAGGCGGCGCGACAGAAGGAGGAGGCCGCGAAGGCCGCCCCGACGCCCTCGCGGCCGGGGACGTCTGCCCCGAAGCCGAGCACGCCGCCCCCGCCGTCCACGGGCGGCGGCTCGTCGTACGCGGCCAAGGCCGCCGACGTGCTGGCCTTCGCCCGCGCGCAGATCGGCAAGCCGTACGTGTGGGGCGCGACCGGCCCCAGCTCGTACGACTGCTCCGGCCTCACCCAGGCCGCCTGGCGCGCGGCCGGCGTCACCCTGCCCCGGACGACCTGGGACCAGGTGAAGGTCGGCACCCGCGTCGCGACCGCCGACCTCCAGCCCGGCGACCTGGTCTTCTTCTACGACGACATCAGCCACGTCGGCATCTACATCGGCGGCGGCAAGATGATCCACGCCCCGAAGCCGGGCGCGTACGTCCGCGAGGAGTCCATCTACTACATGCCGATCTACGGCTCGGTCCGCCCGGCCTGA